The nucleotide window TGCGTCGCAAAAATGACTACATCTCAAGTGTGTACGAAGAACTTGCCGGCGATGTGACGGATGAAAAACTCGTCCTTGCGATGTTTGCCAACCAGATCCTAGAGGGCATTTACTTCTACTCAGGCTTCACCGCCATCTACGCCCTTGCGCGTGCGGGACGGATGCTAGGAAGTGCACAGATGATTCGCTTTATCCAGCGAGATGAAATCACTCACTTATTACTCTTTCAAAACATGATTAACTCCGTCCAAAAAGAACGCCCTGACCTGTTTACACCCGAACTCAAAGCCAAAGTGGTCGAGATGTTCAAAAAAGCGGGCGATTTGGAAATCGAATGGGGCAAGTACATCACCCAAAACCAAATCATGGGCTTTACTGATGACATCATCGAAGAATACATTCATTACCTCATCGACGACCGCCTTAAAGCCGTTGGATTTGAGAAAATCTACGACGCAAAACATCCCATCAAATGGGTCGATGATTTTTCGAAATTTAACGACCAAAAGACCAACTTTTTTGAAGGCAATGTAACCAACTACAGCAAAGGAAGCTTGTCGTTTGATGACTTCTAGTCTACCCTTGCACACGCTAAGTTTTGCCTACCAAGAACGGCCTTGGGAGGACAACTTAGCCACCCTTTTAGCTTTACTTGAACGCGCCGAGCCAGACTCTTTGTGCCTTGCGCCAGAACTATGTCTCACGGGTTACAGCTATGACCGCATGGAAGAAGCGGCCGCCTTTAGCGCCAAAGCACTAGAAAAACTCAAACAAGGCACCAAAAAAAAGGCGGTTGGCTTTACATGTATCGTCAAAACATCCCACGGGTTTGCCAACCGTTTTTACCTCCTCGAAAACGCGCAAGTTGTCCACACCCAAGACAAAGCCAAGCTCTTTCCTCTAGGCGACGAGCCTGCCCATTTTGTCGCGGGCGACACAGCCGCCATTGCCCCTTTTTTGTGGCGTGGTATGCACGTAGGCGTGCTCATTTGTTTTGAATTGCGCTTTCCTGCCTTATGGGAACAGCTTAAAGGAGTAGAAATACTCCTTGTGCCTGCCCTGTGGGGAAAAGAACGCAAACGCCACTACGAAACGCTGTGTGATGCCCTTGCTATTACCAACCAATGTTACGTCATTGCCGCCAATGCCAGCGATGAAGCCACAGGAAGCGGGCTCATCGACCCTTTTGGCGTAAGCGTGCGCGATGACGCTAAAGCTTTGCTTACATGTAAGGCCACCGCCAAAACCCTTCACACCATGCGACGCTATATCAACACAGGACTTTCATGCACTTCCACCAAAAACTAAGGCTCCATAAAAGTAAAAATCTCGCCACCGCCCTTGCAGACCACCTGCCCCTTGACCCTGCTGTTTTTGAGGCCTTTGCCTCCACAGAACGCGAACTCTTTGT belongs to Sulfurospirillum tamanense and includes:
- a CDS encoding ribonucleotide-diphosphate reductase subunit beta → MERKRIYNPNSNESLGDRKIFGGNPHGILNFTKAKYTWALKLWDYMEGNTWFPKEVDTTKDVLDYNRNLTDAEKRMYDLVWSQLISMDSFQTNNLADNINPYITAPEINACLARQAYEEANHSKSYAVMVEAICDNTDLIYEMEKHDEVLRRKNDYISSVYEELAGDVTDEKLVLAMFANQILEGIYFYSGFTAIYALARAGRMLGSAQMIRFIQRDEITHLLLFQNMINSVQKERPDLFTPELKAKVVEMFKKAGDLEIEWGKYITQNQIMGFTDDIIEEYIHYLIDDRLKAVGFEKIYDAKHPIKWVDDFSKFNDQKTNFFEGNVTNYSKGSLSFDDF
- a CDS encoding nitrilase-related carbon-nitrogen hydrolase gives rise to the protein MTSSLPLHTLSFAYQERPWEDNLATLLALLERAEPDSLCLAPELCLTGYSYDRMEEAAAFSAKALEKLKQGTKKKAVGFTCIVKTSHGFANRFYLLENAQVVHTQDKAKLFPLGDEPAHFVAGDTAAIAPFLWRGMHVGVLICFELRFPALWEQLKGVEILLVPALWGKERKRHYETLCDALAITNQCYVIAANASDEATGSGLIDPFGVSVRDDAKALLTCKATAKTLHTMRRYINTGLSCTSTKN